The region AGTTGGTTCCCAGCACACGCATAGTTTTATTAGACCGTTTGCCAGGTTTTATCTTTAGATCTGGTGCTGACTGGATGGCAGTCTACAACTTCACCATTAGGGTAAAAAGAGAGGAAGATAGTGGTTGGTATATAGTACGATGCGAAGAGCTTCCTGGGGCAATTAGCCAAGGTAAGAATCTTGATGAGGCCATGAATAACATAAAAGAAGCAATTATTGGTTACATTGAAGCCTTTCCAGAGGAATTTGAAAAGATTCGTGAAAGTATAGAAATAAAGAATAAGGAAGCGGCACATAAACTGCCCCTTGAAATCTCCACGTAAACTTCCCGTCCTTTCATGGAAAGAAGTTATCAGGGTTTTGGAAAGATTAGGTTATCAGTATAAGCATGGAAGGGGTTCTCATATGTTCTTTTCAGATGGTACGCATAGGGTAGCTGTACCCAGGCATAACGAAATTAGACCTGGAACGCTGCTGGAGATAATAGACCAGATGGGATTGACAAAAGAAGAGTTCCTTGAGATGCTCAAGGTTTGAGGTTAGGCCTTTGTAACTACCTCGCTAACGATATACGTAAATACGGTCAGGTTAATGCAATGATACAACGTTGCTAATTATTTGAGGCATGGGCATAATTCAGTCTGGAGTATTCTGATTTGTTAAGAATATCGATTAACTTACAAGCATATGCTTAAGAGCTCTTAACGGTCTCCCTGTCAGGTAATTGTAGTATACCATCACCTGGTAAAGCACCTATGATAAACGCCTCTACTGACATCCCGAGCTTGCTCCAGCCAGTTGCTTGCCAGCATCATTGAGCTATCTTGCTCATCATATTAAGCTTCTTGGAGTACAATCTATCTTTCTTCTGCATGTACATCTGTTTTCTGGTAAGCATATGCCATATTATGGTCATCATCTTGTTTG is a window of Nitrososphaerales archaeon DNA encoding:
- a CDS encoding type II toxin-antitoxin system HicB family antitoxin; the protein is MAVYNFTIRVKREEDSGWYIVRCEELPGAISQGKNLDEAMNNIKEAIIGYIEAFPEEFEKIRESIEIKNKEAAHKLPLEIST
- a CDS encoding type II toxin-antitoxin system HicA family toxin, producing the protein MKSPRKLPVLSWKEVIRVLERLGYQYKHGRGSHMFFSDGTHRVAVPRHNEIRPGTLLEIIDQMGLTKEEFLEMLKV